The following are from one region of the Sandaracinus amylolyticus genome:
- a CDS encoding S1 family peptidase, whose product MLGACAPDAIEPEASAAESALIGGEPADVGEFPSTVVVAYEYPFPDGTTMRFPLCTAAKVGPRHLLIAAHCMLSADEFSSTIGLSWVVQPGARILITNQPEVDFATTELTPVTIAEAHVFPEFLAACEQDPLTCNRVGGVSDGMPDVGVIVVEEDLVGIPTARVDLRPVLVGEPLAIQGYGCRDSVDTHESYAQVELKHARTFAMPADGAAYRDVFRNLTPAQYREQIAPSIVMTPGPVVAEDQGGLCPGDSGGPLYRRQGRNDVVVGVNASYGFIIDETGQDIVPIPLTNWHTRLDALSRYRVSNWLLEHGAQVTFSPILGLYLDLAQCADGFEPRYVGLGGLYCVEPQSGRVDARMITLDMLAGCWERAAAAGEDGQRCYEPLWDEAEYLELRGDGFCAIGATFDVRLGACVNGLFTGAGVSDDVRAACAELGAPCESPDELMTTIHRALTTAPVHPIVECVRRQRDGSYVASFGYESEARRPVHVVPGADNTFGATADRGQVADFLPGRVGNAFSVRFGANESASWTLTSPDGAVESVTATSSSPRCR is encoded by the coding sequence ATGCTAGGTGCGTGCGCGCCGGACGCGATCGAGCCCGAGGCGAGCGCGGCCGAGAGCGCGCTCATCGGCGGTGAGCCCGCGGACGTCGGGGAATTCCCGAGCACCGTCGTGGTCGCCTACGAGTATCCGTTCCCCGATGGAACGACGATGCGATTCCCGCTGTGCACCGCGGCGAAGGTGGGCCCGCGACACCTGCTGATCGCTGCGCACTGCATGCTCTCGGCCGACGAATTCTCGAGCACGATCGGCCTCAGCTGGGTGGTGCAGCCCGGCGCGCGCATCCTGATCACGAACCAGCCCGAGGTGGACTTCGCGACCACCGAGCTGACGCCGGTCACGATCGCCGAAGCCCACGTCTTCCCGGAGTTCCTCGCCGCGTGCGAGCAAGATCCCCTGACCTGCAATCGAGTCGGCGGCGTCTCCGACGGAATGCCCGACGTCGGCGTGATCGTCGTCGAGGAAGACCTCGTCGGGATCCCCACTGCGCGCGTCGATCTCCGCCCGGTGCTCGTCGGCGAGCCGCTGGCGATCCAGGGCTACGGCTGCCGCGACTCGGTGGACACCCACGAGAGCTACGCGCAGGTCGAGCTCAAGCACGCGCGCACCTTCGCGATGCCTGCCGACGGCGCGGCCTATCGCGACGTGTTCCGCAATCTCACGCCGGCGCAGTATCGCGAGCAGATCGCGCCGAGCATCGTGATGACGCCGGGCCCGGTCGTCGCCGAGGACCAGGGCGGTCTGTGCCCCGGTGACTCGGGCGGTCCGCTCTACCGCCGTCAGGGCCGCAACGACGTCGTGGTGGGCGTCAATGCGAGCTACGGATTCATCATCGACGAGACCGGTCAGGACATCGTCCCGATTCCGCTCACCAACTGGCACACTCGACTCGACGCGCTGTCGCGATATCGAGTGTCGAATTGGCTCCTCGAGCACGGCGCGCAAGTGACGTTCTCGCCGATCCTCGGCCTGTATCTCGATCTCGCGCAGTGCGCCGACGGATTCGAGCCGCGCTACGTCGGGCTCGGTGGGCTCTATTGCGTCGAGCCGCAGTCGGGTCGCGTCGATGCGCGGATGATCACGCTCGACATGCTCGCCGGGTGCTGGGAGCGCGCCGCCGCGGCGGGCGAGGACGGACAGCGCTGCTACGAGCCGCTCTGGGACGAGGCCGAGTACCTCGAGCTGCGCGGCGACGGATTCTGCGCGATCGGCGCGACGTTCGACGTGCGTCTCGGCGCGTGCGTCAACGGGCTCTTCACCGGCGCCGGCGTGTCCGACGACGTGCGCGCGGCGTGCGCGGAGCTCGGCGCGCCGTGCGAGAGCCCCGACGAGCTGATGACGACCATCCACCGCGCGCTCACGACCGCGCCGGTGCACCCGATCGTCGAGTGCGTGCGCCGCCAGCGCGACGGCTCGTACGTCGCGTCGTTCGGCTACGAGAGCGAGGCGCGCCGTCCGGTGCACGTCGTGCCGGGCGCGGACAACACCTTCGGCGCGACCGCGGATCGCGGTCAGGTCGCGGACTTCCTCCCGGGGCGCGTGGGCAATGCGTTCTCGGTGCGCTTCGGCGCGAACGAGAGCGCGTCGTGGACGCTGACGAGCCCGGACGGGGCGGTCGAGTCCGTCACCGCGACGTCGAGCTCGCCGCGCTGCCGTTGA
- a CDS encoding PepSY domain-containing protein, which translates to MKLWIHSAALGAALVIAPLAIAQDVPREQLPEAVRRTLDREVGQAQVGEIERDREGGTTIYEVELIENGRRYELDISEDGRVLRRHPD; encoded by the coding sequence ATGAAGCTCTGGATCCACTCCGCCGCCCTCGGTGCGGCGCTCGTCATCGCGCCGCTCGCGATCGCGCAGGACGTTCCTCGGGAGCAGCTGCCCGAGGCGGTGCGCCGCACGCTCGACCGCGAGGTCGGGCAGGCGCAGGTCGGCGAGATCGAGCGTGATCGCGAGGGCGGAACGACGATCTACGAGGTCGAGCTGATCGAGAACGGCCGGCGCTACGAGCTCGACATCAGCGAGGACGGCCGCGTCCTCCGCCGTCACCCCGATTGA